The genomic window TGCAAAACGATAATTATATGCAGCAGCAAATGGCGTACATTGCCGAAATTACCCTAGATAAACGCCTTAAAGATACTTTATTATTTGCCACAACAGAAGAGTATTGTTTACGCCCAGTACGTAATCAACCATTGTTGGTGTATCGGTTTGTCAACTATCTACGCCGTTCTCAACGTGGTGGCTTAACTCAAGTCCCTGGTAGCGACTTAGTGCGGCTAGTTTCGGAAGAAGTGTTAACCGATGACAGCGATAATCGAGTTAACTTGGTAGATAATCAGGCGATCGCAGAATATCAAGAAGCACAACAATTAGAAGAACAACAGTCATTGCGGCAAACAGTCCAACAAGAATTTGCCAATTATTTACATGAAAACTTAGGTCAAGAAGCAGTAGAGTGGCTCAAACTCTACCTCCAAGGCAAATCCCAAGATGAAATCGCTAAGAGACTGAACAAGCCCATCAAAGAAATCTACCGACTGCGTGAGAAAATTAGCTATCACGCCGTGCGTGTCTTTGCCCTCAAAGATAAACCAGAACTCGTCAATAATTGGCTGTCAATTTCCTTACAAGAAAATAATTTAGGTTTAACCCCCAACCAATGGCAGCAACTTGACGAAAAGTTAACTCCCATAGGCAAGCAAATCTTAGCTTTACGGAAAGCTGGTAACTCAGTAGAAGCCGTCGCGGAACAATTACAACTCAAGCCCCATCAAGTTATGGGTGAATGGACAAAAGTCTATCTCGCAGCGCAAGCTATCAGAACTCAAGAGTAATGAGTAATGAGTGCTGTTAGCGGTAGCGCGGCGTTTCGCTGGTGCTGAGAAAATTATCCCTTGTCTCCCTTCCCCTCCCTCTGCCCAAATTAGTAGTTAATTTTACTTTAGACAAATTAATAAGTATATTTATTGACTCCTAACTAGTTAAGAGCAACATAGAATATGAAAGAAATACCAAGCCAGCAAACCTATGTGGTCTCCAGAGGGTAAACCAGCTGATAGCGGAGCAAGTAGACAGGAAATGCTACATACAACTCCCAGCATTTGGGAGCAAGAACCAGAACGTGAACAAATATTTAAACTGATTGATACCTTATTATCCTTTGAAGCTTGTCTATACCACCAAATACTGCCCTTAAGGTTAGAAAACAAGCAACTATTGCTAGGAATGGTTCATCCACTGGATAACGGGGCGTTAGATTATGTGAATCGGATTCTATCCTATGTCAATTACACAATGATGACCCAGGAAATTGCGATCGCAACCCACCGTACCATCCTCTCAGTCTATCTCACCTATAAAAATACATCTCCCCCAGACAACCAACCGATAGAAGAACTAGAAACCAAAACTAATTTAGAACAGCATCCCCAGGACAACACTGCGGAAATTGATATTACATCACCATCCTCAGAAAACAAATATTCAGCCACCACTCATCAACCTCCTGAACAACAAATAAATAGTTCTGCTCAAACTCCTAATGTTGTTCCTTCTGTTAAAAATCAGCCAGAAGAAAATGTGGGTTTCGACGATGTGACTGTTTTGCAGTTGCACCCTCCAGAAGTCTTCACCTCTATAGAAGCACTGACAAGTTTACCTCCTAAGAAATTACTAGAAGAATTACTAGCGCGAGTCTTAAGCGGAGGGATTGGCCGCCTGTATTTAGAAAGACAACCCTATCAAGGGAGAATCATATGGAGTGATAACGGTGTCTTGCAATCTGTGTTAGAAGATATACCCTTATCTATTTTTCAAGGGGTACTGAATGAATTGAAGCGTTTTGGTTCACTTCCTGTCACCAGACACGCAGAACCAAGACAAATAGAAAAAGAATGCTTGTATCAACAAACCCGTGTATTATTACGCATTCGAGTCATGCCGGGAAGCTATGGGGAAGAGGCTACATTACAAGTGCTACGGGGAGCAGCTTTAAAATTCTATCAACAGCAACAGTTAGTTCATCTGAGCCGAGATGTCATTGGCATTTCTCAACAACTCAGCCATAAATTACACGAGTTAAACCAAAGACTGTTGCTCAATCCAGTCCTCAAACCAGAAGACTCAGAAGCCATTGTAGCTTTAAACCAGTTAATAGAAAATTTAGACAACCAAATCAAAATACTGGCAGCTAATAATCAGTTGCCAATATAAAGTTAATCAATAGTCTGTCAGTAAAACCTCTGATTGCGATTTTCTACACAATTGTTATGTTGTAATGACAATCCAGACCATCTTTTTTAGGATCTCTGGTTACAATTATTACAAACTTTCTGTCTTTATCTATAGCCAGATTGTGGTTTTAAAACTTAAAAATAGCTAGCTTTATTTTCCATTCCCCAATTTATTTTTAGTAGATATTTCATGCAGACCGAGGTTTTTAGTGAAATTTTTCCTTTGTTGAGTACAGCCAACCCACAAACCCTAGAGTGGCTGCTCAATGTTGCCATTGAACACGAATACCCAGTCGGAAGAGCCGTCTTAATGGAAGATGCTTGGGGTAACGCAGTTTACTTTGTCGTTTCTGGCTGGGTGAAAGTCAGGCGCACCTGTGGAGAAGATTCTGTAGCTTTAGCCATTTTGGGTAAGGGCGATTTTTTTGGAGAAATGGCGATTTTAGATGAATCCCCCCGGTCAACAGATGTAATTGCCCTTTCTACCGTAAAATTGCTCAGTATTTCCAGAGAACGCTTTATTCAAATACTGTTTAAAGATCCCCAGTTACACCATCGGATGTTGCAGTTAATGGTGCGGCGATTGCGACAAATCAACCAACGGTTACAAATTAGGTCTTCACCACCTGCGGTTAAACTTGCTCATACCTTAGTCAGTTTAGGCGAAAGCTATGGACAGGAATCAGAAACTGGTAAGGAAATTTTGAATATTCCTTTTAAGGATTTAGCAGAAGTGACAGAAATTAGTGTAGAAGAAACGACTAAAATTATGGAAAAACTACACGAAAAAGGTTGGATAGAAATTAACCATGCGAACAATATTGTTTATCTCATCAACTTCAAACAATTGGTGAATTTAGCCGGTAAAGTCTAATAATCACTAGTTCTACGCATTAATTCATCAAGTAAATATAAAATTTTTATTAATTATTAATGCAAATAACCCACAAAGAATTTAATGTTTACTTTATAAAGAACCTCTGAGGAAGCAGTGTTTTGTTAAGCTAAGTCAGGTGGGCGAGTCCTTAGTTCCGACATGGCAAGCATTAGTGAGCTTAATCTGGGTTAATTTTCGCCAGGTTGCCTCTATTGTAGTAAATGGCGTTGCTGCATACTTCAGTGCTGAGTCTAACGTTGTTAACTATTGACTATTGACCATGAACTATTAACTATTAACTATGGACTGACTTTTGACTCAGAACTTATCACTCTTAACTACAGATGACTGAAGCAACAGCACCTCGTATCGATATTGACGTCCAGGAAACCGTGCCGACGATTTATTATCAGGTGGCAATGCCACAACCAGAAACGCATCTATTTGAGGTTAGTTTACAAATTGTAAACCATACATCATCAATTCTTGACTTAAAAATGCCGGTATGGACACCAGGATCATACTTGGTGCGGGAGTACGCCAAAAATTTACAAGATTTTGCGGCTTTTGCAGGAGATAAGCCTTTAAGTTGGCGTAAGATTAGCAAAAATCACTGGCAAATCCATACAAACAACGTATCCCAAATAACAGTAAAATACCGTATTTTTGCCAATGAGCTATCGGTAAGAACCAATCATTTAGATGCTACCCACGGTTATTTCAATGGTGCAGCCCTGTTTTTAAGACTGCTGGGATGCGATCATCTACCCATCCGTATTACTGTCATACCACCGTATCCCCAATGGGAGGTAACTACTGCCTTACCAACAATGGGTGAGCAGTCTCATACTTTCTATGCTGCCGATTTTGATACTTTGGTGGATAGTCCGTTTGAGGTGGGTGAGCATCAGGTGTATCACTTTGATGTGTTAGGAAAACCTCATGAATTAGCAATTTGGGGACAGGGAAATTTCCAGGTACAGCCACTAATTAGCGATATTGAAAAAATTGTCCAAGTCGAAGCCCAGATGTTTGGTGGTTTGCCATATGATCGCTATATCTTTTTGGTGCATTTATTTGCCCAAGCCTATGGAGGTTTAGAGCATAAAAACTGTTGCTCTTTGATTTATCAACGGTTTGGATTTCGTACTCAGGATAAATATGAACGCTTTATCCAATTACTAGCACACGAGTTCTTTCACTTATGGAACGTTAAGCGCATTCGCCCCAAAGCCCTAGAGGTGTTTAATTACGACGAAGAAAGCTATACACCGTCTTTGTGGTTCTGTGAGGGGACAACTAGTTATTATGACTTGTTAATTCCTTTAAGGGCAGGAATTTATGATGCTAAATCCTATCTAAATTATTGGAATAAGGAGATTACTAGATTTTTGACGACACCAGGGCGGAAAGTACAATCCCTGGCTGAGTCTAGTTTTGATGCTTGGATTAAACTCTATCGCCCAGATGCTAATAGTGGCAATTCTCAAATTTCCTACTATTTAAAGGGAGAAATGGTGTCTTTGTTGCTAGATTTGCTAATTAGAGCGCGGCATCGCAATCAGCGTTCTCTGGATGATGTGATGCGGCAAATGTGGCATGAATTTGGGCAACCAGAAATTGGCTATACACCAGAACAGTTGCAGGCAATTATTGAATCTGTAGCCGGAGTGAATTTAACCGAGTTCTTTGAGTCCTACATCGATGGTACGGAAGAATTACCGTTTAATCAGTACCTAGAGCCTTTCGGGTTACGTTTGGTGATAGAGAAGGAGGAAGAGCCTTATCTGGGAATCAAGGTACATACTGACAACGGTAGGGAAATGATTAAATTTGTGGAGGCTGGTTCTCCTGCCCAACTAGCAGGAATTGATGCAGGTGATGAGTTGCTAGCAATTGCAGGTATCAAGGTGACATCTCATCAATTGAGCGATCGCCTCAAAGATTATCAGCCAAGTGATACCATTGAGGTAACAATTTTCCATCAAGATGAACTGCGGACTTTATCTGTAACTCTGGGACAACCACGTTCTACGAAGTATCAGGTAATAGCAGTAAATGACCCCAACACCATACAGCAAGAAAATTTTGCTGGTTGGTTAGGTATGCCGTTATCTACAATTGGTTGATCAAGATTTTGATTTAGTCAGTTTCTTACTCAGGGGCTGACTGAATCAAAAGAATTGTATTCCTGGCTTTTACGCCATTTGAAATGGTATATTTCTTTACGCCGCGTTGTACTAGTATTTTGCATAGTGATGGGGATTAATTTATTGTTTTGTATAGTTTGGCAGGCAAATTTTAATTTAACTACATTTATTGTACGCAAATAACTAAATATATTCACTTAACTATCTAACTAATACGAGTTATGACGTAATCACGAGTACGGGAATTAACAGGGTTCGTAAAAATTTTTTTAGTGATACCAAATTCAACCAAATGTCCAATCCGATATTCATTCAGGTGAAAGAAGGCTGTAAAATCAGATATCCGGGTGACTTGTGATAAATTGTGGCTAACAACAACGATTGTTAGTTCAGAGCGTAAACGTAAACTTTGGATCAAGCTCTCCACCTTCATACTAGCAATGGGATCAAGGCCAAAACAAGGCTCATCCATTAAAATAATTTTCGGCTTTACAGCTAAAGCACGGGCAATACAAAGTCTTTGTTGTTGACCACCAGAAAGGTCTAAAGCAGATTTATGTAGTTTATGTTTTAACTCATCCCATAAATCAGCGTCTTTGAGTGCTGATTCGACAATTCCATCTATCTCTAATTTGGGTCGCCATCCGACTATTTTGATCCCATAGGCTACATTATCATAAACACTCATGGGAAATAGATTTGGTTTGGAAAATACTATACTCACTTGTCGGCGTAATCGATTTAAATTGATTCGACGCTCATAAATGTTTTGATTAAAAAATTCTACTCTACCTTCAACTCGTACCTCTGTTTCTAATTCGTTCATCCGATTGAGACATTTCAAAAAGGTAGATTTTCCACAACCACTAGGGCCAATAATTGCAGTGACTTTACTCTGGTAAATATCCATCGACACACTTTCTATTATTTTTTTGGTGTCATAATAAAAACTGAAATTTTTGACTTTGATAGCTGGAATTAGTTTATTCATGCTGGTAAACCCTGTGCAATAGATATTGACTCAACAAATCAGAAAAAATCAGTGACGCTGTTTCACTATTTGTGTAGCCAATCTAGAATCGTTGTGGCTCTTGATAGAGGAGACTAGTACCGCTACGCGGAAGTCAAAACTCATAGACGCGAAAGCAGCTACTCTTACGAGTTCTCCGCAGGAGTACCCGCAGGGTAAGTCAAAAGAATTGTATTCTGGACTTTTGCTCCATTTGAAATGGTATGTTCATTTACGCCATGCTGTACTAGCATTTATATTTGCTAAATATCAGTGTTTTGCGTATGGATATTTGCCCCCTCAATACTTTCTGCAATCAAAGCCGTGTAGGATTATTTCATCATGTTAAAATCAAGCAATTAACAGTTTGTATTCATTTTCTGCTCACTCATGAGTGTAATTCAAAATAACATTTCATACATTATTCTCATTCACTACGTGAGTTATTTCAATCTTTTCTATAGGTTTCAAGAAATACAGGGGATAGGTGACAGGTGACAGGTGATAGGTGACAGGTGACAGGTGACAGGTATTGCCGTAGATAACGGAGAGATTGGGTGTTCCACGTCCCGCAGGGAAGCTCAGTTGAGCCGCCTCAGCCGAATGGTGACAGCGACGAAAGAATGAGAGTGTTTCTTGTAGATTTTGCTAGTATGTAACTACGCTATTTAGAGGCTCATTAAATACATATATTTCATTGATTACTGGAGATATAGCAAAGGAAAATTACTGTATACTCTTGTATTTTTTGTTCGAGAAGGTTGGAAATTTTCTTCGGTATTAATTCTACAAACAAAATATATAATGATATATTAAAAAATTTTGGTGAATTTTCATACCTATTGATTGAGAAATTCATGGGAAATTTACAATATTGAATATTTTCAAGAAGAGTGCAAAATTTAGTATAACTAAGTTATTAAGAGATAATTGTCCTTTTGGTAATTATAATGATAATAAATTCTTGTAAATTATGATTTTAAAGTCTATTTAGATAAAACTGGTGTAACTGGAAACAAATAATTAAATTTTCATAAATATAAATAAAACATGATTTTTTCTCGGTGAATGCCGAAATCAATGGAAATAGATTACACGCAAGATGCTGATAGCAGACAAACAACAGAGGTTGCCAAAATTTTCAAGACAAGGACTTAGCTATAAGTAGCTATTTAAAATCAATCTCATTGCTCCCAATGCTAGGCATAGCAGAAAACATAGCCAAAATTTAATCTTTAATTAACCATAGATTAATTGTTTTATTACCTAAACCTGTCATTTTTTTTACAGTAAACAAATAATTTACTACGTTCTCAAAATAAGAGAACAAATGCTGCTTTTGGAGTGAATAAACAGAAAATTCACTGCCAATAAAATAGGAGTGTACTTGTGAAAAAAATGAATCTTAAGCCTCACAGTTTGACTGCATTAGGTGTAATTTCAGTGGCTGCCACCTTAGGCGTATCAATCAACGCCGTACATTCCCAAGGTGTCAGCACAATTAAAATAGACGGTTCTAGTACCGTATTTCCAATTACAGAAGCAGTAGCTGAAGAATTCCAAAAATCGCAAAGAGGTAGAGTTCGGGTTACAGTTGGTGTTTCTGGTACTGGTGGTGGGTTCAAAAAGTTCTGTCGTGGTGAGACAGATATCTCTGGTGCTTCTCGTCCCATTCTGCAAAAAGAAATTAATGATTGTAAAGCAGCAGGTATTCGTTATGTGGAACTACCAGTAGCTTTTGATGCCTTGACTGTTGTAGTTCATCCTCAAAATACATGGGCAAAAAACCTGACAGTGGCTGAACTCAAGAAAATATGGGAACCAGGCGCGCAAGGCAAGGTGAATAATTGGAGTCAGATTCGTCAAGGATTCCCCAACGCACCCTTAAAATTATTTGGACCTGGTACGAATTCTGGAACATTCGACTACTTTACCGAAGCTGTTGTCGGCAAGTCTAAATCCAGTCGGGGTGATTTCACTGCCAGCGAAGACGACAACGCACTTGTACAGGGTGTTGCCCGCGATAAGAACGCCCTTGGCTACTTTGGCTTTGCGTACTATCAAGAAAACAAGAATAAATTAAAAGCCGTACCTATTAATGGTGTAACGCCTTCAGAAACAACCGTAAAAAATGGTACTTACAACCCCTTATCTCGTCCTGTATTTATCTATGTCAGTTCCAAGGCTATGGATAAGCCAGAAGTGAAGCAGTTTGTGCAATATTACCTCAGCAATGGTGCTAGGTTCTCCAAAGAAGTAGGGTATGTTGCTTTACCAGCGTCAGCATATACCACTGCTCAGAGCCACTTCAACAAGAAGAGATTTGGTACAGTCTTTGGTGGTAAAGAACAGGTGGGACTGAAGATTGACGAGTTAATGCGCCGTCAAGCTAGAGAGTAAGCTGAGTTCTCAATTGAGAATTTGAGTACAATTCAGCACTTGACAAAGGGAGGTTTTGTACCTCTCTTTGTCTGTATAGAAAACACTTTACACAGTTTTGAGGAGCGATCGCATCTCCAGCATGAATATTGCCAAAAAAAACCGTTTATCTCCCAAGGTAGTCAGGGATTTGCGGGAACGGGTAATTGAGTTTATTTTGTTTCTGGCAGCACTTTCTTCTGTAGCAACTACGGCAGCCATCATTGGCATCTTGTTTTACGAATCCATACTATTTTTCCAGAAAGTATCCCTATGGGAATTCCTCACAGACACCCAATGGACACCTTTATTTGATAATAAGCATTATGGAATTTGGCCTCTAGTTTCCGGTACTTTAGTCACCACAGTAGTTGCTTTAGCAGTAGCCATCCCATTGGGGACAATTATTGCCATCTACTTAAGTGAATTTGCACCTCCTATAGTCCGAGAGGTAGTAAAACCAGCTTTAGAATTACTGGCGGGTATTCCCACCGTAGTTTATGGTTACTTTGCCCTATTGTTTGTCACACCTTTATTGCAAACATTCCTACCCGATTTACCTGGGTTTAATATGTTGAGTGCCGGCTTAGTCATCGGGGTGATGATTATTCCTTACGTTAGTTCTCTAAGTGAAGATGCCATGCGTGCAGTTCCTACACATCTGCGTGAAGGTTCTTATGCAACAGGGGCAACTCGTTTACAGACAGCATTACGAGTTGTTTTACCAGCGTCTACTTCTGGTGTGATTGCCGCTTATATCTTAGGTATTTCTCGCGCGGCTGGTGAAACAATGGTTGTTGCTATTGCCGCAGGTGGACAGCCTAACTTGACATTGAACCCGATGGAACCCGCCGCCACAATGACCGCCTACATAGTATCAGTGAGTCTTGGTGATTTGCCTCATGGCACTTTGGAATATGAGACTATATTTGCTGTAGGACTGTCTTTAGTTTTAATGACTTTGGTTTTCAACATTATTGGTTATTTTCTTACCAAGCGATACCGAGAAATTTATTGATATGACAACTTTAAATATTCGGCAAATTCGCACTATTATCAATCGCAACAAGCAATATGAGTATATCTTCAATATTCTGGGCTTGTTATCCATGTTGGTTGGTATTGTCACCCTATTGGCACTGATATTTGACTTATTTGGGGATGGTTTACCGAGACTTTCTTGGCAATTTATCACTTCATTTCCCAGTCGCAAAGCAGAAGAAGCCGGTATCCTGTCAGCTTGGGTGGGAACGCTATTAGTCATGTTAGTGACGGCAACAGTAGCGATTCCTGTGGGCATAGCATCGGGAATATACTTAGAAGAGTATGCCCGAAAAAACTGGCTATCCGATTTAATTGAAATTAATGTCACCAACCTAGCTGGAGTGCCTTCCATTATTTATGGACTTTTGGCATTAGGGGTATTTGTTTATGGTTTAAACCTAGGTCAAAGCGTCATCACGGCTGGATTAACTTTAGCGTTGCTGGTTTTGCCAGTGGTGATTGTTGCCACTCGTGAAGCTTTACGTGCTATTCCCAACAGCATCCGCGAAGCTGCCTATGCGATGGGAGCAACTAAATGGCAAATGATTTGGGATCATATTCTACCCTATTCAACTGGCA from Nostoc sp. UHCC 0870 includes these protein-coding regions:
- a CDS encoding HetZ-related protein 2 encodes the protein MQTLKQGFEERNLAMATEAEKLAQSWHKRLAAECPEQSVAARESIVLWLLGRDLERFDLLNPKELGIAKQAMEYRWKILIQRYLGIGRERAYRNLNTRLGSVATLRNKIQTWISLSRDRQRNVMDVLQEVLQELLQNDNYMQQQMAYIAEITLDKRLKDTLLFATTEEYCLRPVRNQPLLVYRFVNYLRRSQRGGLTQVPGSDLVRLVSEEVLTDDSDNRVNLVDNQAIAEYQEAQQLEEQQSLRQTVQQEFANYLHENLGQEAVEWLKLYLQGKSQDEIAKRLNKPIKEIYRLREKISYHAVRVFALKDKPELVNNWLSISLQENNLGLTPNQWQQLDEKLTPIGKQILALRKAGNSVEAVAEQLQLKPHQVMGEWTKVYLAAQAIRTQE
- a CDS encoding pilus assembly protein PilB produces the protein MWSPEGKPADSGASRQEMLHTTPSIWEQEPEREQIFKLIDTLLSFEACLYHQILPLRLENKQLLLGMVHPLDNGALDYVNRILSYVNYTMMTQEIAIATHRTILSVYLTYKNTSPPDNQPIEELETKTNLEQHPQDNTAEIDITSPSSENKYSATTHQPPEQQINSSAQTPNVVPSVKNQPEENVGFDDVTVLQLHPPEVFTSIEALTSLPPKKLLEELLARVLSGGIGRLYLERQPYQGRIIWSDNGVLQSVLEDIPLSIFQGVLNELKRFGSLPVTRHAEPRQIEKECLYQQTRVLLRIRVMPGSYGEEATLQVLRGAALKFYQQQQLVHLSRDVIGISQQLSHKLHELNQRLLLNPVLKPEDSEAIVALNQLIENLDNQIKILAANNQLPI
- a CDS encoding Crp/Fnr family transcriptional regulator: MQTEVFSEIFPLLSTANPQTLEWLLNVAIEHEYPVGRAVLMEDAWGNAVYFVVSGWVKVRRTCGEDSVALAILGKGDFFGEMAILDESPRSTDVIALSTVKLLSISRERFIQILFKDPQLHHRMLQLMVRRLRQINQRLQIRSSPPAVKLAHTLVSLGESYGQESETGKEILNIPFKDLAEVTEISVEETTKIMEKLHEKGWIEINHANNIVYLINFKQLVNLAGKV
- a CDS encoding M61 family metallopeptidase, with translation MTEATAPRIDIDVQETVPTIYYQVAMPQPETHLFEVSLQIVNHTSSILDLKMPVWTPGSYLVREYAKNLQDFAAFAGDKPLSWRKISKNHWQIHTNNVSQITVKYRIFANELSVRTNHLDATHGYFNGAALFLRLLGCDHLPIRITVIPPYPQWEVTTALPTMGEQSHTFYAADFDTLVDSPFEVGEHQVYHFDVLGKPHELAIWGQGNFQVQPLISDIEKIVQVEAQMFGGLPYDRYIFLVHLFAQAYGGLEHKNCCSLIYQRFGFRTQDKYERFIQLLAHEFFHLWNVKRIRPKALEVFNYDEESYTPSLWFCEGTTSYYDLLIPLRAGIYDAKSYLNYWNKEITRFLTTPGRKVQSLAESSFDAWIKLYRPDANSGNSQISYYLKGEMVSLLLDLLIRARHRNQRSLDDVMRQMWHEFGQPEIGYTPEQLQAIIESVAGVNLTEFFESYIDGTEELPFNQYLEPFGLRLVIEKEEEPYLGIKVHTDNGREMIKFVEAGSPAQLAGIDAGDELLAIAGIKVTSHQLSDRLKDYQPSDTIEVTIFHQDELRTLSVTLGQPRSTKYQVIAVNDPNTIQQENFAGWLGMPLSTIG
- a CDS encoding phosphate ABC transporter ATP-binding protein, giving the protein MNKLIPAIKVKNFSFYYDTKKIIESVSMDIYQSKVTAIIGPSGCGKSTFLKCLNRMNELETEVRVEGRVEFFNQNIYERRINLNRLRRQVSIVFSKPNLFPMSVYDNVAYGIKIVGWRPKLEIDGIVESALKDADLWDELKHKLHKSALDLSGGQQQRLCIARALAVKPKIILMDEPCFGLDPIASMKVESLIQSLRLRSELTIVVVSHNLSQVTRISDFTAFFHLNEYRIGHLVEFGITKKIFTNPVNSRTRDYVITRIS
- a CDS encoding PstS family phosphate ABC transporter substrate-binding protein, whose product is MKKMNLKPHSLTALGVISVAATLGVSINAVHSQGVSTIKIDGSSTVFPITEAVAEEFQKSQRGRVRVTVGVSGTGGGFKKFCRGETDISGASRPILQKEINDCKAAGIRYVELPVAFDALTVVVHPQNTWAKNLTVAELKKIWEPGAQGKVNNWSQIRQGFPNAPLKLFGPGTNSGTFDYFTEAVVGKSKSSRGDFTASEDDNALVQGVARDKNALGYFGFAYYQENKNKLKAVPINGVTPSETTVKNGTYNPLSRPVFIYVSSKAMDKPEVKQFVQYYLSNGARFSKEVGYVALPASAYTTAQSHFNKKRFGTVFGGKEQVGLKIDELMRRQARE
- the pstC gene encoding phosphate ABC transporter permease subunit PstC, translating into MNIAKKNRLSPKVVRDLRERVIEFILFLAALSSVATTAAIIGILFYESILFFQKVSLWEFLTDTQWTPLFDNKHYGIWPLVSGTLVTTVVALAVAIPLGTIIAIYLSEFAPPIVREVVKPALELLAGIPTVVYGYFALLFVTPLLQTFLPDLPGFNMLSAGLVIGVMIIPYVSSLSEDAMRAVPTHLREGSYATGATRLQTALRVVLPASTSGVIAAYILGISRAAGETMVVAIAAGGQPNLTLNPMEPAATMTAYIVSVSLGDLPHGTLEYETIFAVGLSLVLMTLVFNIIGYFLTKRYREIY
- the pstA gene encoding phosphate ABC transporter permease PstA, giving the protein MTTLNIRQIRTIINRNKQYEYIFNILGLLSMLVGIVTLLALIFDLFGDGLPRLSWQFITSFPSRKAEEAGILSAWVGTLLVMLVTATVAIPVGIASGIYLEEYARKNWLSDLIEINVTNLAGVPSIIYGLLALGVFVYGLNLGQSVITAGLTLALLVLPVVIVATREALRAIPNSIREAAYAMGATKWQMIWDHILPYSTGTILTGIIVALARAIGETAPLVTIGALTFIAFLPDPPITGQFPYISFAWLLAPFTVLPIQMFDWVSRPQAEFQINAAAAGIVLIALCLTMNAVAVYLRYRLRKKIKW